A genomic segment from Micromonospora echinaurantiaca encodes:
- a CDS encoding SAM-dependent methyltransferase yields MTPPAAVRPAPSPGFSPAVGPASAALPAPAGSARFPASGPAVDAATSAASAAASLGAPSGGVADRQPLVRRLRLTAVELAPRPDDLPAEIAWSDEIPSGVVGLLVATEWLDNVPLDVAVHTGDTWRYLLVDPLTGEESVGGQVSPEDAEWLATWWPVPGGDLAEHDVSLPGQTGTGSPGSTGSGFRAARPAEGSSLTARSRSGCPETPTARRAEIGRTRDQAWAEAVRKVDRGLAVAVDYGHLRENRPVDGTLTGYRGGRQVPPVLDGSCDVTAHVAMDSVASAGERVAQCAYALGSQREGLRALGADGGRPPLSLAASDPAGYVRALAAASAVAELTDPAGLGGHWWLRQPVGIDPAPFMAR; encoded by the coding sequence CTGACTCCTCCGGCCGCCGTCCGCCCGGCACCCTCCCCCGGATTCTCACCCGCCGTCGGTCCGGCGAGCGCTGCGCTGCCTGCCCCCGCCGGTTCGGCACGGTTCCCTGCGTCGGGGCCTGCCGTCGATGCGGCGACTTCCGCTGCCTCCGCCGCCGCATCGCTCGGTGCACCGTCCGGCGGGGTCGCTGACCGGCAGCCGCTCGTTCGGCGGTTGCGGCTCACCGCGGTCGAGCTTGCTCCCCGACCCGATGACCTGCCCGCCGAGATCGCCTGGTCCGACGAGATTCCCTCCGGGGTCGTCGGGCTGCTCGTGGCCACCGAGTGGCTCGACAACGTGCCGCTCGACGTGGCGGTGCACACCGGCGACACCTGGCGCTATCTGCTGGTCGATCCGCTGACCGGCGAGGAGAGCGTGGGTGGGCAGGTCAGCCCGGAAGACGCCGAGTGGCTGGCGACCTGGTGGCCGGTTCCCGGCGGCGACCTCGCCGAGCACGACGTCAGCCTGCCGGGACAGACCGGGACCGGCTCTCCTGGGTCGACCGGGTCGGGTTTCCGGGCAGCCCGGCCGGCGGAGGGATCAAGCCTGACCGCCCGGAGCCGGTCGGGCTGCCCGGAAACCCCTACGGCAAGGCGCGCCGAGATCGGGCGGACCCGCGACCAAGCCTGGGCGGAGGCGGTGCGGAAGGTCGACCGGGGGCTGGCGGTGGCGGTGGACTACGGGCACCTGCGGGAGAACCGGCCGGTGGACGGGACGTTGACCGGGTACCGGGGTGGCCGGCAGGTGCCGCCGGTGCTGGACGGGTCGTGTGACGTGACCGCGCACGTCGCCATGGACTCCGTCGCGTCCGCCGGTGAGCGGGTCGCCCAGTGTGCGTACGCCCTGGGGTCGCAGCGGGAGGGGCTGCGGGCGCTCGGGGCCGACGGCGGCCGACCGCCGCTGAGCCTGGCCGCCAGCGACCCGGCCGGGTACGTGCGGGCGCTGGCCGCCGCGTCGGCGGTGGCCGAGCTGACCGACCCGGCCGGGCTCGGCGGGCACTGGTGGCTGCGCCAACCGGTCGGCATCGATCCGGCGCCGTTCATGGCACGATGA
- a CDS encoding L-aspartate oxidase encodes MDLPTLDLPALPALPSLLVAPAPGWVETTDVIVVGSGVAGLTAALHLREAGLHVTVVTKVNIDDGSTRWAQGGIAAVLDPHDTPAAHAVDTEVAGVGLCDPAAVRVLVEEGPTRLRELMRIGAEFDRNPDGSLMLTREGGHRANRIVHAGGDATGAEVQRALHAAVRRDPWIRLVEHALVLDLLRAPGDGPGGLGPACGITLHVLGEGSEDGVGAILARAVVLATGGMGQVFAATTNPAVSTGDGVALAMRAGAAVTDVEFVQFHPTALIVPEQVRVPGAGHAQQPLVSEALRGEGAHLVDADGKRFMVGQHELAELAPRDVVAKGIHRVLLATGADHVFLDARHLGGDWLAQRFPTIVASCLAIGVDPAVDLIPVAPAAHYASGGVRTDLHGRTSIPGLYACGEVACTGVHGANRLASNSLLEGLVFSRRIAEHVATGLPEQAQPAPTGAWVGGAGWVVPAAATPVLQRAMTRGAGVLRSAATLAETAATLGDVGAGRGTPRTADWEATNLVTVASTLVAAAYARRETRGCHWREDFPTADERWLGHLVGAIGAQGRLAQEWEETR; translated from the coding sequence ATGGACCTTCCGACGCTCGACCTGCCGGCCCTGCCGGCCCTGCCGTCGCTGCTGGTCGCGCCCGCCCCCGGCTGGGTGGAGACCACCGACGTGATCGTGGTCGGCTCCGGGGTGGCCGGGCTCACCGCCGCGCTGCACCTGCGGGAGGCGGGGCTGCACGTCACCGTGGTCACGAAGGTCAACATCGACGACGGGTCGACCCGCTGGGCGCAGGGCGGCATCGCCGCGGTGCTCGACCCGCACGACACCCCGGCCGCGCACGCCGTCGACACCGAGGTCGCCGGGGTCGGCCTCTGCGACCCGGCCGCGGTGCGGGTGCTGGTCGAGGAGGGGCCGACCCGGCTGCGTGAGCTGATGCGGATCGGCGCCGAGTTCGACCGCAACCCGGACGGTTCGCTGATGCTGACCCGCGAGGGCGGGCACCGGGCCAACCGGATCGTGCACGCCGGTGGCGACGCGACCGGGGCCGAGGTGCAGCGGGCGCTGCACGCGGCGGTACGCCGCGACCCGTGGATCCGGCTGGTCGAGCACGCCCTGGTGCTGGACCTGCTCCGGGCGCCCGGTGACGGCCCGGGCGGGCTCGGCCCGGCCTGCGGGATTACCCTGCACGTGCTCGGCGAGGGCAGCGAGGACGGGGTCGGCGCGATCCTGGCCCGGGCGGTGGTGCTGGCCACCGGCGGGATGGGGCAGGTCTTCGCGGCCACCACCAATCCGGCGGTGTCCACCGGCGACGGGGTGGCGCTGGCCATGCGGGCCGGCGCGGCCGTGACCGACGTGGAGTTCGTCCAGTTCCATCCGACCGCGCTGATCGTGCCGGAGCAGGTCCGGGTGCCCGGCGCCGGGCACGCCCAGCAGCCGTTGGTCTCCGAGGCGTTGCGCGGCGAGGGCGCCCACCTGGTCGACGCCGACGGCAAACGGTTCATGGTCGGCCAGCACGAACTGGCCGAGTTGGCCCCCCGGGACGTGGTGGCCAAGGGCATCCACCGGGTGCTGCTGGCCACCGGCGCCGACCACGTCTTCCTGGACGCCCGGCACCTCGGCGGGGACTGGCTGGCCCAGCGGTTCCCCACCATCGTGGCGTCCTGCCTGGCCATCGGGGTGGACCCGGCGGTGGACCTGATCCCGGTCGCCCCGGCCGCGCACTACGCCTCCGGCGGCGTCCGCACCGACCTGCACGGCCGCACCTCCATCCCCGGCCTGTACGCCTGTGGTGAGGTGGCCTGCACCGGCGTGCACGGCGCGAACCGGCTGGCCAGCAACTCGCTGCTGGAGGGGCTGGTCTTCTCCCGGCGGATCGCCGAGCACGTCGCCACCGGCCTGCCCGAGCAGGCACAGCCGGCGCCGACCGGCGCCTGGGTCGGCGGCGCGGGCTGGGTGGTGCCGGCCGCGGCGACCCCGGTGCTGCAACGGGCGATGACCCGGGGCGCCGGCGTGCTCCGCTCGGCGGCGACGCTGGCGGAGACCGCGGCGACGCTGGGCGACGTCGGCGCCGGACGGGGCACCCCGCGCACCGCCGACTGGGAGGCGACGAACCTGGTCACGGTGGCGTCGACGCTGGTCGCCGCCGCGTACGCCCGCCGGGAGACCCGGGGTTGCCACTGGCGGGAGGACTTCCCGACGGCCGACGAGCGGTGGCTGGGCCACCTGGTCGGTGCGATCGGGGCGCAGGGCCGGTTGGCGCAGGAGTGGGAGGAGACGCGATGA
- the panC gene encoding pantoate--beta-alanine ligase, translating into MTELVHTRAELAAARGGLKGTVGVVMTMGALHSGHEALLRAARERADHVLVTIFVNPLQFGPNEDFDRYPRTLDADLEVCRRAGADLVFAPSVAEMYPDGQPRVRVNPGQLGEDLEGHSRPGFFHGVLTVVLKLLQLTRPDLAFFGEKDYQQLTLVRRMARDLDVPVEVVGVPTVREPDGLALSSRNRYLSPTERQAALSLSAALRAGAEAADRGLDAGAVLAAAHAGFGAGTPGARLDYLVLTDPDLEPGPVAGPARLLIAAWVGNTRLIDNTAIRLAPAIPNPTTHA; encoded by the coding sequence GTGACGGAACTGGTGCACACCCGGGCCGAGCTGGCCGCGGCGCGCGGCGGGCTGAAGGGCACCGTGGGCGTCGTGATGACCATGGGCGCCCTGCACTCGGGCCACGAGGCGCTGCTGCGGGCCGCCCGGGAGCGGGCCGACCACGTGCTGGTCACCATCTTTGTGAACCCGTTGCAGTTCGGCCCGAACGAGGACTTCGACCGCTATCCGCGTACCCTCGACGCCGACCTGGAGGTCTGCCGGCGAGCCGGCGCCGACCTGGTCTTCGCCCCCTCGGTGGCGGAGATGTACCCGGACGGCCAGCCCCGGGTCCGGGTCAATCCGGGCCAGCTCGGCGAGGACCTGGAGGGGCACAGCCGGCCCGGCTTCTTCCACGGGGTGCTCACCGTGGTGCTGAAGCTGCTCCAGCTGACCCGCCCCGACCTGGCGTTCTTCGGCGAGAAGGACTACCAGCAGCTGACCCTGGTGCGGCGGATGGCCCGCGACCTCGACGTGCCGGTCGAAGTGGTCGGCGTGCCGACCGTACGGGAGCCGGACGGGCTGGCCCTGTCCAGCCGCAACCGCTACCTCTCGCCGACCGAGCGGCAGGCCGCGCTCAGCCTCTCGGCGGCGCTGCGGGCCGGCGCGGAGGCCGCCGACCGCGGGCTGGACGCGGGCGCCGTGCTGGCCGCCGCCCATGCCGGTTTCGGTGCCGGTACGCCCGGCGCACGGCTGGACTACCTGGTGCTCACCGACCCGGACCTGGAGCCGGGACCGGTCGCCGGCCCGGCCCGGCTGCTCATCGCGGCCTGGGTCGGCAACACCCGGCTGATCGACAACACGGCGATCCGGCTCGCCCCGGCGATCCCGAACCCCACCACGCACGCGTGA
- a CDS encoding septum formation family protein — MRRAMTTLLAAVVTGALLAGCGGAGGLDGDLVDDWAALPAPGPFTPAAGVCHEADFTDVVPLSAYQPVDCAAPHRVETVHVGAFPAARATPPASGSTELRGAFAECDGRASEYVGDEWRVGRLRLAVAVPSGPGWAAGSRWFRCDLTELTTVEAAATVVTRTGSLRDALRGASPLRLGCQRTRGGRGGAVGSLLPVECATRHDAEFVGVWRAPDLPYPSRDADWLPLYAGCRSVLARYVGVPNDADLRFRSGVVVRPPGAGRWRVGDRGVRCHLWLSDRTVTGSLKGAGPAGLPVRTR, encoded by the coding sequence ATGCGCCGTGCGATGACCACCCTGCTCGCAGCTGTCGTCACGGGCGCCCTGCTGGCCGGCTGCGGCGGCGCCGGAGGGCTGGACGGCGACCTGGTCGACGACTGGGCCGCCCTGCCCGCGCCGGGGCCGTTCACCCCGGCCGCCGGGGTCTGCCACGAGGCGGACTTCACCGACGTGGTGCCGCTGTCGGCGTACCAGCCGGTGGACTGCGCCGCCCCGCACCGGGTGGAGACGGTGCACGTCGGCGCGTTCCCGGCCGCCCGGGCGACCCCGCCGGCCAGCGGCTCGACCGAGCTGCGCGGCGCGTTCGCCGAGTGCGACGGCAGGGCCAGCGAGTACGTCGGCGACGAGTGGCGGGTCGGGCGGCTGCGGCTGGCGGTCGCGGTGCCCTCCGGGCCCGGCTGGGCGGCCGGCTCCCGCTGGTTCCGCTGCGACCTCACCGAACTCACCACGGTCGAGGCGGCGGCCACCGTGGTGACCCGCACCGGCAGCCTGCGGGACGCGCTGCGGGGCGCGTCCCCGCTGCGGCTGGGCTGCCAGCGGACCCGCGGCGGCCGGGGCGGGGCCGTCGGGTCGCTGCTTCCGGTGGAGTGCGCCACCCGCCACGACGCCGAGTTCGTCGGGGTGTGGCGGGCGCCGGACCTGCCGTACCCGAGCCGGGACGCCGACTGGTTGCCGCTCTACGCCGGCTGCCGTTCGGTCCTCGCCCGGTACGTCGGCGTGCCCAACGACGCGGACCTGCGCTTCCGCAGCGGGGTGGTGGTCCGCCCGCCGGGAGCCGGGCGGTGGCGGGTGGGTGACCGGGGGGTCCGCTGCCACCTCTGGCTCAGCGACCGTACGGTGACCGGCTCGCTCAAGGGCGCCGGTCCGGCCGGCCTGCCGGTGCGCACCCGGTAG
- a CDS encoding NADH-quinone oxidoreductase subunit D, producing MTGMTTDAGDLRELTVGTGAGLVAGTGGEQLGTDMVLNIGPQHPSTHGVLRLRLVLDGERVVSAEPIVGYMHRGAEKLFEVRDYRQIIVLANRHDWLSAFANELGVVLAVERLMGMEVPERATWLRMALAELNRVLNHLMFLGSYPLEIGAITPMFYAFRERETLQAVMEEVSGGRIHYMFNRVGGLKEEVPSGWTGRARAAIGEVRRRLPDLDNLIRRNDIFLARTVGVGVLSAADAAAFGASGPVARASGLDLDLRRDEPYLAYDQLDVPVVTKTAGDCHARFEVLLDQVYASLDLAEQCLDRVDRLTGPVNTRLPKVLKAPEGHTYAWTENPLGINGYYLVSRGEKTPWRLKLRTASYANVQALATLLPGCLVPDLIAILGSMFFVVGDIDK from the coding sequence ATGACGGGCATGACGACGGACGCCGGCGACCTCCGCGAGCTGACCGTCGGCACCGGAGCGGGCCTGGTGGCGGGCACCGGCGGAGAGCAGCTCGGCACCGACATGGTGCTCAACATCGGGCCGCAGCACCCCTCGACGCACGGCGTGCTCCGGCTGCGGCTGGTGCTCGACGGCGAGCGGGTGGTCTCCGCCGAGCCGATCGTCGGCTACATGCACCGGGGTGCCGAGAAGCTCTTCGAGGTACGCGACTACCGGCAGATCATCGTGCTGGCCAACCGGCACGACTGGCTCTCCGCCTTCGCCAACGAGCTGGGCGTGGTGCTCGCGGTCGAGCGGCTGATGGGCATGGAGGTGCCGGAGCGGGCGACCTGGCTGCGAATGGCCCTCGCGGAGCTGAACCGGGTGCTCAACCACCTGATGTTCCTCGGCTCGTACCCGCTCGAGATCGGCGCGATCACCCCGATGTTCTACGCCTTTCGGGAACGGGAGACCCTCCAGGCGGTAATGGAGGAGGTCTCCGGCGGCCGGATCCACTACATGTTCAACCGGGTCGGCGGGCTGAAGGAGGAGGTGCCCTCCGGCTGGACCGGCCGGGCCCGCGCCGCGATCGGCGAGGTACGCCGGCGGCTGCCCGACCTGGACAACCTGATCCGGCGCAACGACATCTTCCTGGCCCGCACCGTCGGCGTCGGGGTGCTCTCGGCCGCGGACGCCGCCGCGTTCGGCGCGTCCGGTCCGGTCGCCCGCGCCTCCGGGCTCGACCTGGACCTGCGCCGCGACGAGCCCTACCTGGCCTACGACCAGCTCGACGTGCCGGTGGTGACCAAGACCGCCGGGGACTGCCACGCCCGCTTCGAGGTGCTGCTCGACCAGGTGTACGCCTCGCTCGACCTCGCCGAGCAGTGCCTGGACCGGGTGGACCGGCTGACCGGGCCGGTGAACACCCGGCTGCCCAAGGTGCTCAAGGCGCCCGAGGGGCACACCTACGCCTGGACCGAGAACCCGCTCGGAATCAACGGCTACTACCTGGTGTCCCGGGGCGAGAAGACGCCCTGGCGGCTCAAGCTGCGCACCGCCTCGTACGCGAACGTGCAGGCGCTGGCCACCCTGCTCCCCGGCTGCCTGGTGCCGGATCTGATCGCCATCCTCGGCTCGATGTTCTTCGTGGTCGGCGACATCGACAAGTGA
- a CDS encoding Rossmann-like and DUF2520 domain-containing protein — protein MSAPLRPRPAAPRGAAAQSGGALAGAPATTPRFLTVGVIGAGRVGAVLGAALTAAGHRVVAAAGVSGASRARLALLLPGVPRRSATSVARAATDLLLLAVPDDALAGVVAGLADSGALRPGQVVAHTSGAHGLAVLAPAAAVGARPLALHPAMTFTGTPDDLGRLAGISYGVTAPAELRPLAARLVADLGGVPEWVGEADRPLYHAALAHGANHLVTLVNEAADRLRDAGVAQPEKVLAPLLRAALENALRLGDDALTGPVSRGDAGTVERHLARLAATAPESVAPYLALARRTADRAIAAGRLRPVDAESLLGVLADTAREVAA, from the coding sequence ATGAGCGCACCGCTGCGCCCGCGTCCGGCCGCCCCGCGCGGGGCCGCCGCACAGTCGGGCGGCGCCCTTGCCGGCGCCCCGGCCACCACCCCCCGCTTCCTCACCGTCGGCGTCATCGGCGCCGGCCGGGTCGGTGCCGTGCTGGGCGCGGCGCTGACCGCCGCCGGTCACCGGGTGGTCGCCGCCGCCGGCGTCTCCGGCGCCAGCCGTGCCCGGCTGGCCCTGCTGCTCCCCGGCGTTCCCCGCCGCTCCGCCACCTCGGTGGCCCGAGCGGCCACCGACCTGCTGTTGCTCGCCGTCCCGGACGACGCGCTGGCCGGGGTGGTCGCCGGCCTGGCCGACAGCGGCGCGCTCCGGCCCGGCCAGGTGGTCGCGCACACCTCCGGCGCGCACGGGCTGGCCGTGCTGGCGCCGGCCGCCGCCGTGGGCGCTCGCCCGCTGGCCCTGCACCCCGCGATGACCTTCACGGGTACGCCGGACGACCTCGGCCGGCTCGCCGGCATCTCGTACGGGGTGACCGCGCCGGCCGAGCTGCGCCCGCTGGCCGCCCGGCTGGTCGCCGATCTCGGCGGCGTGCCCGAGTGGGTGGGCGAGGCGGACCGGCCGCTCTACCACGCGGCGCTGGCGCACGGCGCCAACCACCTGGTGACCCTGGTCAACGAGGCGGCCGACCGGCTGCGCGACGCCGGGGTGGCCCAGCCGGAGAAGGTGCTCGCCCCGCTGCTGCGGGCCGCCCTGGAGAACGCGCTGCGGCTCGGCGACGACGCGCTGACCGGCCCGGTGTCCCGGGGCGACGCCGGCACGGTGGAGCGGCACCTGGCCCGGTTGGCCGCCACCGCGCCGGAGTCGGTCGCGCCGTACCTGGCGCTGGCCCGGCGTACCGCGGACCGGGCCATCGCGGCCGGCCGGCTGCGCCCGGTCGACGCGGAGTCGCTGCTCGGCGTGCTGGCCGACACGGCGCGGGAGGTCGCCGCGTGA
- the panD gene encoding aspartate 1-decarboxylase, translating to MLRTMLKSKIHRATVTQADLHYVGSVTVDQDLLDAADLLPGEQVAIVDITNGARLETYVIPGERGSGVIGINGAAAHLVHPGDLVILISYGQMDDAEARAYQPRVVHVDADNRVIELGADPAGVAPGMAGDPVPSPFAAV from the coding sequence ATGCTGCGGACCATGCTCAAGTCGAAGATCCACCGGGCCACGGTGACCCAGGCCGACCTGCACTACGTCGGCTCGGTGACCGTGGACCAGGATCTGCTGGACGCCGCGGACCTGCTCCCCGGCGAGCAGGTGGCGATCGTGGACATCACCAACGGCGCCCGGCTGGAGACGTACGTCATCCCCGGCGAGCGGGGCAGCGGCGTGATCGGCATCAACGGTGCCGCCGCGCACCTGGTGCACCCGGGCGACCTGGTCATCCTGATCTCGTACGGGCAGATGGACGACGCCGAGGCCCGCGCGTACCAGCCGCGGGTGGTGCACGTGGACGCGGACAACCGGGTGATCGAGTTGGGCGCCGACCCGGCCGGGGTGGCCCCGGGCATGGCCGGCGACCCGGTGCCCAGCCCGTTCGCCGCCGTCTGA